The Salminus brasiliensis chromosome 14, fSalBra1.hap2, whole genome shotgun sequence genome contains the following window.
AAATCACTCAATCGCTTTGAAAGTGAAGTTGCAGCCCTTCAATGTTGATGCTGTGGGACTTCAATAAGGGCCAAAAATAACCCCATGTCAATTTCCCTTTCACCAGTGGAATGACCACTAGAACCACTGGACTTGTATCCTGCTCTCTAGCCCGTAGATGTTCTGCCATGGCAGATATCCTAGTTGGTAAAATGTGAAGTTTAGGCCAAGTTTGAATCTGATTTCATGTATTCAGGCTCCTGGTCAGTCTGTTTTAGGAATTcttgctgttttatttttataaaagatACATTTTAATGCTTTTCTAAAATTCATAATCTGCGTCGTCTTGCTGCTGGAATATCTTCCGTTGAAAGGCCCTCAAATGATTCCGGGATGTCTTAACAACTAAGACATAAATCACTGGATTGAGACAGCAGTGTGAGTAAGCAAGCAAGCGGCACACAAAAAACGCAGAGTCAAGCTGAATGAAAACCTCACATGTTGTAAAGGGCTCTATGTGTAAGGACTGCAGAAATATCACAATGTTATACGGAGCCCAAAAGACGAAGAACACCAGCGCAATGCAGAAGACGAGACTCTTGGTTTCCTTTTGTGTCCCTCGTAGGTCAGTGTGGTCATCGTTTCCTCTGAACCTGCGGTTGGCCTGAAGAATTCTTACGCAGCAAAAACCCACGATCAAAAAAGTAACcacaaaaaaaaggtttttcctGTATGTCCCAGCAAGGAGCGCTTCAACGCTGTTATGCGCACAGTAGACTTCGGTGGAGTTCTCAGAGATTGAGGCCACAACCTCACAGTGCAGGAAATCTGGTGATGCTGCCGTGAAGCTCACCACCCAAGCGAAAATGGGAATAACGGCAAGCGGCTTCATTCTGTTCCACTGCGACTGAGGGTGGACCACTGCTATGTAGTGCTGTATGGTCAACAGCATCAGGAACactgtgctgctgtaaaaaccaGCAGAGGAGACAAAGTTCATACCTTTACACATGACCTCACCAAACGTCCAGCCCCACACGTAGGAACTGGACCAGAATGGAAGGCCGAGAGTGAAGATCAGGTCGGACACGGCCAAGTTCAGGATGAAGATGTTGGCCGTTGATTTGAGGGTCTCATAAAGTCCAAGGATCACCAGGACCAGCGTGTTTCCAAGGAGACTGAGGACGACCACGACAGCAAAGACTACGGGAGCCGCGACGAAAGCTTCGGCCAAAGATGCACTGATGCACGCTTCAGACAATTCAGTGTATTcaaattcatattcatatttataaagGTCAAGGTCAAGTCTGGCCTCTGTGGTGTTTTCTGGAAAGCAGAGAAAGGTTTGTGAAACATGCaattaatatacatatttataattCATGCGCATAATTAAACGGTTAAGATGTTCTctgagtcattcagagtggtttggtgaaCAGTCCCAGTCCCAGTCTGAGTGGTGGTGGTCAATGAAATTGGACGCTGTTGCGTTTAATGCCTCGAAAAGCCACATTGACTCAGTTATGAGGTTTTGCAATCAGTGTATCCttcatatttttcattattCTGTTATTCATTCATGAATATAATGCCATAAAGCGAATAACAGTAGTTTTGACCTTTGATTTCATGCTCCAATCAAAAATAGGAGATGAAAAAAATTTATGATTTGATGATTTTTAATTTCTCTGATTTGAACTTTATCCAGTTTTCCTCATGGTTTTGAAGATTGAGAAGATGGAGCTTCATCTTGTTCAGATGAACTAAAGTTGTTGCTGTCAGGGAAGACGGTATGACCGCCAAGAAAATCTTTTAGATCTTGTCTTGTAGTCTTGTA
Protein-coding sequences here:
- the LOC140577473 gene encoding chemokine XC receptor 1-like, with product MCPLALITAPVLSENTTEARLDLDLYKYEYEFEYTELSEACISASLAEAFVAAPVVFAVVVVLSLLGNTLVLVILGLYETLKSTANIFILNLAVSDLIFTLGLPFWSSSYVWGWTFGEVMCKGMNFVSSAGFYSSTVFLMLLTIQHYIAVVHPQSQWNRMKPLAVIPIFAWVVSFTAASPDFLHCEVVASISENSTEVYCAHNSVEALLAGTYRKNLFFVVTFLIVGFCCVRILQANRRFRGNDDHTDLRGTQKETKSLVFCIALVFFVFWAPYNIVIFLQSLHIEPFTTCEVFIQLDSAFFVCRLLAYSHCCLNPVIYVLVVKTSRNHLRAFQRKIFQQQDDADYEF